In a genomic window of Callospermophilus lateralis isolate mCalLat2 chromosome 12, mCalLat2.hap1, whole genome shotgun sequence:
- the Rab20 gene encoding ras-related protein Rab-20, translated as MRKPDGKIVLLGDMNVGKTSLLQRYMERRFPDTVSTVGGAFYLKQWRSFNISIWDTAGREQFHGLGSMYCRGAAAVILTYDVNHLQSLVELEDRFLGLTDTASKDCLFAIVGNKVDLAEEGAAESGEKEGHNPSKAGGGCASPRVPKQVQLEDAMALYKKILKYKMLDEKDVPAAEQMCFETSAKTGYNVDLLFETLFDMVVPMILQQRAEGPPQTVDITSCKPTKRTRSGCCA; from the exons ATGAGGAAGCCCGACGGGAAAATCGTGCTTCTGGGGGACATGAATGTGGGCAAGACCTCGCTGCTGCAGAGGTACATGGAGCGGCGCTTCCCCGACACGGTCAGCACGGTGGGCGGCGCCTTCTACCTGAAGCAGTGGCGCTCCTTCAACATCTCCATCTGGGACACTGCAG GGCGAGAGCAGTTCCACGGCTTGGGCTCAATGTACTGCCGGGGGGCAGCCGCTGTCATCCTCACCTACGACGTAAACCACCTGCAGAGCCTGGTGGAGCTGGAGGACAGGTTCCTGGGCCTGACGGACACGGCCAGCAAAGACTGTCTATTTGCCATCGTGGGGAACAAAGTGGACCTCGCTGAGGAGGGGGCCGCAGAGAGTGGGGAAAAGGAGGGGCATAACCCCAGCAAGGCTGGGGGAGGATGTGCTTCCCCCAGGGTGCCCAAGCAGGTGCAGCTGGAGGACGCGATGGCCCTTTATAAAAAGATCCTCAAGTACAAGATGCTGGACGAGAAGGACGTGCCGGCTGCTGAGCAGATGTGCTTCGAGACCAGCGCCAAGACGGGGTACAACGTGGATCTCCTGTTTGAAACCCTGTTTGACATGGTGGTGCCGATGATCTTACAGCAGAGGGCTGAGGGGCCGCCGCAGACTGTGGATATAACCAGCTGTAAGCCCACCAAACGGACCAGATCCGGGTGCTGTGCCTGA